A stretch of Chloroflexota bacterium DNA encodes these proteins:
- the arcC gene encoding carbamate kinase produces the protein MPTAVVAVGGNSLIADAKHQTVGDQFAATRETAIPLAEMVEAGWNIVVTHGNGPQVGFILLRSELASHVLHPVPLDSCDADTQGALGYMIQQCLQNEFRRRGIARQAVTVVTQMRVDAADPAFQKPSKPIGSFYDETRAREYMQSRGWVMVEDAGRGWRRVVPSPKPQEIVEVDVIERLIADGFVVIAVGGGGIPVVRDEAGNLRGVEAVIDKDYASALLASEIHADLLLISTAVERVALDYHKPTQRDLDRLTVAEAREHLAAGQFPAGSMGPKIEAALGFLARGGREVLITNPESIARALRGETGTRIVTDR, from the coding sequence ATGCCCACTGCCGTCGTCGCCGTTGGCGGCAACAGCCTGATCGCCGACGCGAAGCATCAGACGGTCGGCGACCAGTTCGCCGCGACCCGCGAGACCGCCATCCCCCTCGCCGAGATGGTCGAGGCCGGCTGGAACATCGTCGTCACGCACGGCAACGGGCCGCAGGTCGGCTTCATCCTGCTGCGCTCGGAACTGGCGTCGCACGTCCTGCACCCGGTGCCGCTCGACTCGTGCGACGCCGACACGCAGGGCGCGCTCGGCTACATGATCCAGCAGTGCCTGCAGAACGAGTTTCGCCGGCGCGGCATCGCGCGGCAGGCGGTGACCGTCGTCACGCAAATGCGGGTGGACGCGGCCGACCCGGCGTTTCAGAAGCCGAGCAAGCCGATCGGCTCGTTCTACGACGAGACGCGCGCGCGCGAGTATATGCAGTCGCGCGGCTGGGTGATGGTCGAGGATGCGGGGCGCGGCTGGCGGCGCGTGGTGCCGTCGCCGAAGCCGCAGGAGATCGTCGAGGTCGATGTGATCGAGCGGTTGATCGCCGACGGCTTCGTCGTGATCGCGGTCGGCGGCGGCGGCATCCCGGTCGTGCGCGACGAGGCGGGCAATCTGCGCGGCGTCGAGGCGGTCATCGACAAAGACTACGCCTCGGCCCTGCTCGCCAGCGAAATCCACGCCGACCTGCTGCTGATCTCGACCGCCGTGGAGCGCGTCGCGCTCGACTACCACAAGCCGACGCAGCGCGATCTCGACCGGTTGACCGTCGCCGAGGCGCGCGAGCATCTGGCGGCCGGTCAGTTCCCCGCCGGCAGCATGGGCCCCAAGATCGAGGCGGCGCTCGGGTTCCTGGCGCGCGGCGGCCGCGAAGTGCTGATCACCAACCCGGAGAGCATCGCCCGCGCCCTGCGCGGCGAGACGGGGACACGGATTGTGACAGACAGGTAG
- the argF gene encoding ornithine carbamoyltransferase — MRHLLSLADCTPAEINGLLDLAVKLKKQWKRGGNPPILKGQSLALYFEKPSLRTRVSFEMGMHQLGGYAFYLSNSEIGMGVRESVPDVARVLSRYVNGVMGRVFKHSTLETMAQYASVPVINGLSDYDHPCQVMADLLTLREHIGDFKDKQFVFIGDGYNMANGLLFGASKIGLNIAIATPEAYKPSKEVMALTMEFAEESGARVRWTTDPHDALRGADVVYTDVWTSMGQEAENAVRREAFKDYQLNERLMQSAPAQTLIMHCLPAHRGEEITDAVTDSSNSIVFDQAENRMHAQKAIIAWLMGGVELPGAKKVAPKAKPAKKTVARKARR; from the coding sequence CAGTGGAAGCGCGGCGGCAACCCGCCGATCCTGAAGGGGCAGTCGCTGGCGCTCTACTTCGAGAAGCCGTCGCTGCGCACGCGCGTCTCGTTCGAGATGGGCATGCACCAACTCGGCGGCTACGCGTTCTACCTGAGCAACAGCGAGATCGGCATGGGCGTGCGCGAGTCGGTGCCCGACGTGGCGCGCGTGCTGAGCCGCTACGTCAACGGCGTCATGGGGCGCGTGTTCAAGCACAGCACATTGGAGACCATGGCGCAGTATGCGAGCGTGCCGGTCATCAACGGCCTTTCCGATTACGACCACCCCTGCCAGGTCATGGCCGACCTGCTGACGCTGCGCGAGCACATCGGCGACTTCAAGGACAAGCAGTTCGTCTTCATCGGCGACGGCTACAACATGGCGAACGGCCTGCTGTTCGGCGCGAGTAAGATCGGGCTGAACATCGCCATCGCCACGCCCGAAGCGTACAAGCCGTCGAAGGAGGTCATGGCGCTGACGATGGAGTTCGCGGAGGAGAGCGGCGCGCGCGTGCGCTGGACGACCGACCCGCACGACGCCCTGCGTGGCGCGGACGTGGTCTACACCGACGTCTGGACCAGCATGGGGCAGGAGGCCGAAAACGCCGTGCGCCGCGAGGCGTTCAAGGACTATCAGTTGAACGAGCGGTTAATGCAGTCCGCGCCGGCGCAGACGCTGATCATGCACTGCCTGCCGGCCCACCGGGGCGAGGAGATCACCGACGCCGTCACCGACTCGTCCAATTCGATCGTCTTCGACCAGGCCGAGAACCGCATGCACGCGCAGAAGGCGATCATCGCCTGGTTGATGGGTGGCGTCGAACTGCCGGGCGCGAAGAAGGTCGCGCCGAAGGCGAAGCCGGCGAAAAAGACCGTGGCGCGCAAGGCGCGACGATAG